Proteins from one Sarcophilus harrisii chromosome 2, mSarHar1.11, whole genome shotgun sequence genomic window:
- the MKI67 gene encoding proliferation marker protein Ki-67 isoform X2 — MTDTLGYVTIIKRTGADGYRYPLNRPSCLFGRSTECDIRLQLPVVSKQQCRIEFNQQLKEAVLINLNSSNPTHLNGTTICHPVKLEHGDLITIFDRSFRFEYECGIQNEGKPPIRPSGPKNKEVMPARSRSISTLDYEPCQRRERHHHSFSDIPTEHTEENNTRPFSLMSYLEEMNADKPKKCDDTSDNVEEHLAGKTPTLHKKEPKKSTTNVTEKSSISIDPAADCSEDVNVSPTFPKKNENHDFSPFKKLFGLMKGELNSNRQQVGHQSYPSSRKSGPKIQISMDDREQKTEPLRSSPSRASPRSQGHLNILNAFGELQEGRSAKEGKPKVLQRSLARGSPGPALELERSHEEERWFEDPYESALEQSQAERFPAERPSQEVERLKAPRKRRSEGLAARNSGRRKEEDRRRSAPLLLPSENPSHPSSLYTLRSQTKRFSSWESGKLPKLGGETAQAPDHMGTPVLKESDFNGGGASPDMPKNKGSLLKNNQITPKKKASSSEEIAKETEKEEFYFEGNVNESDRSAKRRRVSFGVHLRPELFDENLPPNTPLKRGESPGIRRKGGSQPQTVLRKSIIKEHSKLLEKEPSSHTVEEGVALHAHVQDLSPELPETKKIFACSSISQSCENAESVAGEIQFEKMNKPSSSKSPAAGRRSQHDILQRIYAKRRSGASEANLMVVRSWADVVRLGTRKPQTDVVVKHGLERRIIKKQKRLTPKKPPNSIKDSFGTGHANSPCTIMIGRAHTEKVTVPIRPCRMLNNFVLKTDMDMNEDFTGLADMFKIHINKKRKSETGTAPPLLFEEMSCKEHPPTSSGDEHTSDECAKKLISTTQDAAQELLASSIFSCRRSPRNRQSRGGDNITKIPEMGNDEIIIPGVEDHKILTSSSKRLKTCTPKENEASSPYRNRIKTPENQKIICIEEKLENGSANRATKKFKLSMEQSVDLNFYNPETPNSTLNTLEDSHIIKRLTEMPNKEDSKENSIEKHTNLKNQNKEILDQLGVTPPLKIRSTKEQPVTNQPVEIPKHRRMSLQNQKYSPTEVNKMTSLKPVIVCPDVIPTSKTVTIKHELGDMKKKVTRTPKQKIELVEYEDLSGIRELMTTPRPTAKDKVADFTGDDGKVQKKRRSSVPKQKIELVEDEDLSGIRELMTTPRPTAKDKMTGSSGDDGKVQKNLRSSTPKQKIELVEYDDLSGIRELVTTPRPTAKDKVANFTGNDGKVQEKRRSSILKQKIEVVEEQHLSGIRELMVTPRPIAKDKMTDSSGDDGKVQRKCRSSTPKQKIEVVEDEDLSGIRELMATPRPTVKDKVADFAGDDGKVQRKRRSSTPKQKIEVVEDEDLSGIRELMATPRPTVKDKVADFAGDDGKVQRKRRSSTPKQKIEVVEDEDLSGIRELMATPRPTVKDKVADFAGNDGKVQKNHRGSTQKQKIEVVEDEDLSGIRELMATPRPTTKDKVADFAGNDGKVQKNHRGSTQKQKIELVEYDDLSGIRELMTTPRTTAKDKMTGSSGDDGKVQKNLRSSTPKQKIELIEDENLSGILEFMTTPTSTTKDKVVDFAGGDGKVQKNRRGSTQKQKIELVEYDNLSGIRELMTTPRPTAKDKMTGSSGDDGKVQKNLRSSTPKQKIELVGDENLSGIWELMTTPGPRAKDKVADFAGDDGKVQKKRRSSTPKQKIEVVEDEDLSGIRELMATPRSTTKEKVAGFAGNDGKVQKNRRGSTQKQEIELVEYEDLSGIRELMTTPRPTTKDKMTDSSGDDGKVQKNLRSSTPKQKIEMVEDEDLSGIRELMTTPRPTAKDKMTDSSGDDGKIQKKRRSSTPKQKLEMVEDEDLSGIRELMTTPRSTKDKVTDFVEDDGKVQKNLTTSKQIVCTDTDAKVQKKLMRSVKQQIEMEDLNDTEQLKKTPKRKCEPAEDLTMVKRLMRSPKDKVEPEEVVVCSERLLRTPKEKAPTVVESLRRLVPPLEENLESLITPKQRVVDLVKDNVNKDVILTKCDSENLSRTRRQSRIAKEKEELIEDVKCVKNSIKTAKQKCDPVEDAIALGTKNLSKTQPIDDNSGLGKLISKPQEGKNVENIAYPKKLMKTPKGKIALLKIPTNKVKPEDLNMTFNERGELTTEDPVNTKKLVRTPKEKEGELMKDLNAIRLTTPKVKGQLDKDLTGVIVFMGTPNKVEDINNAQEISESDSELLQELKMLRKKAIDDFSASNQEPQIIEEILEPAQEVKPQTVGGGRVRNKLPKSRKRVVGDVYKLKTPSRTKDSNVEVDYTGFKEMFESPEESKDYSEEVDQFQLQICTNPFEKDKDKSDPSKTDGSLYSMSLKENVKKDETTQAQQEHDTLPSEIENPFTKKNQKKSLLRFQGEIKDTGGLNQRTLRTRRKTTFDAESKVTSTKIDDEKIVKNITMGRNKKSLDSFLDEVSDKNDSSERTLRSRRNTRFNAESTPASAKMDDGSLEHSEKEEPVKTGSRTFCNAESRRHQTHKEVQSCSSSFSEGEKENSEETVDNLKKRVAGRATSRSRSKNKNAESPNESNVSHTNDEKCSDNKRLTEEKLIQKMAAPPLRFSSRNKTSKELLVSPSSLLSETNRSPREKNEKKKRVTITTRNTSKADIKLQESTGSLVNKIVSSPKEGDEEEKFEKRVGNRGNSVLRSRNRNKSKDMLPCESNISYTDEERENIKNLPEKQKEHKVRVTVSRNSKFLNTCDSLYSSGNNENPMNSCDQGRTDVNEKGIGLRTRSRNKSKEKQESYSIHTECREDNERSLPARSKSISVNEKMASSRTRNRIKNATETQEVNTLPTEVYKPQTEEKSKVASPGKVGKSRSKKKTDLKKSEPIRSSPEKLEPQSKNQDVTETQEVPPLCCVQTEPDQHNASLRSRTRKRLLHSSSVEPEELCLKDEKPVKTQKRLNDTTEDGKLSLKPKRKRKMDTELRDSAEEEKIPVGIRPLTRKRNKVDKELQEIPPVSSANEIAIAEADEEKLSNLGNKLRGKAKENAIAEADEEKLSGLRNKLRGKAKGKTKESFEVEESNGFPLSSATDIAYTLDLSPSGTFSNKRLTNRRGMGSRLKNKSDTNLQTSADVSKTDPSTASMSQTSVIGSKYKHKSDLEQQRSSNLSEDNSSTAASKTILTGSGKAKRGKKVDFTLSTKKRGRAATTSIKTEATAVENFSIPHSPPKSSQVQDNLSAAKGTKSGLKAQSKLKTNQTREKSALSGSEKNYTLRGTRPTTRSSKQK; from the exons ATGACGGACACCTTGGGATACGTGACTATTATTAAACGGACCGGGGCCGATGGTTACCGGTACCCCCTAAACCGACCTTCCTGCTTGTTCGGGAG GAGCACTGAGTGTGACATCCGGCTCCAGCTACCTGTTGTTTCAAAACAGCAATGCAGAATTGAATTTAATCAACAACTTAAGGAG GCTGTATTGATTAATTTAAATTCTTCAAATCCAACTCACTTAAATGGAACTACCATTTGCCATCCTGTAAAATTGGAGCATGGAGACTTAATTACCATATTTGACCGTTCTTTCAG GTTTGAATATGAATGTGGCattcaaaatgaaggaaaaccaCCAATAAGGCCTTCAGGACCAAAAAACAAAGAG GTGATGCCAGCTCGATCCCGAAGTATCTCAACTCTGGACTATG AACCGTGCCAAAGAAGAGAACGCCACCACCATTCCTTCAGCGATATTCCTACAGAacacactgaagaaaataacacaagaCCATTCTCACTAATGAGCTATTTAGAGGAAATGAATGCAGATAAACCTAAAAAGTGTGATGATACTTCAGATAATGTGGAAGAACATCTTGCAGGGAAAACTCCAACTTTACATAAGAAAGAACCCAAAAAAAGTACCACAAATGTCACTGAGAAAAGTTCCATTTCCATCGATCCAGCAGCTGACTGCAGTGAAGATGTGAATGTGAGTCCCACATTtccaaagaagaatgaaaatcatGATTTCTCTCCTTTTAAGAAACTTTTTGGCCTGATGAAAGGAGAATTAAACAGTAACCGCCAACAAGTAGGCCATCAGAGCTACCCTAGCAGCAGAAAATCTGGGCCCAAGATTCAGATCAGCATGGATGATAGAGAGCAGAAGACAGAGCCCCTCCGCTCGTCCCCCTCCAGAGCCTCTCCCAGGAGCCAGGGCCATCTGAACATCCTCAATGCCTTTGGGGAGCTCCAGGAGGGCAGGAGTGCCAAAGAAGGAAAGCCCAAAGTCCTGCAGAGGAGCCTGGCTCGAGGGAGCCCTGGACCGGCCTTGGAGCTGGAGAGGAGCCATGAGGAAGAAAGgtggtttgaggacccctacGAGAGCGCTTTGGAGcagagccaggcagagagattcCCAGCTGAGAGGCCGAGCCAAGAGGTGGAACGGTTGAAGGCGCCCCGAAAACGCAGAAGTGAGGGGTTAGCTGCCAGGAAttcagggagaagaaaggaggaggacaGACGGAGGTCGGCCCCCCTGTTGCTCCCATCAGAGAACCCCAGTCATCCTTCTTCTCTGTACACACTCCGGTCCCAAACCAAGAGATTTTCCTCCTGGGAAAGCGGTAAACTGCCCAAATTAGGGGGAGAGACTGCCCAAGCTCCCGACCACATGGGCACGCCTGTTCTCAAAGAGAGTGACTTTAATGGTGGGGGAGCATCTCCAGATATGCCCAAAAATAAAGGGAGTCTCTTGAAGAACAATCAGATTACTCCAAAGAAGAAAGCCTCCAGTTCAGAAGAGATAgccaaggaaactgaaaaagaagaaTTCTATTTTGAAG gtAATGTGAATGAGAGTGACAGATCAGCCAAAAGGAGGAGAGTTTCTTTTGGAGTCCATCTAAGACCTGAATTATTTGATGAAAACTTACCTCCCAATACACCTCTTAAAAGAGGAGAATCCCCAGGGATAAGACGAAAAGGTGGAAGCCAGCCTCAGACTGTCCTGAGAAAATCAATAATTAAG GAACATTCTAAACTACTGGAAAAAGAGCCTTCTTCCCACACTGTAGAGGAAGGGGTAGCACTGCATGCGCATGTACAAGACCTGTCACCAGAGTTGCCTGAGACTAAGAAAATATTTGCCTGCTCCAGTATTTCTCAATCTTGTGAGAATGCAGAATCTGTTGCTGGTGAAATCCAGTTTGAGAAGATGAACAAGCCATCATCCTCAAAAAGCCCAGCTGCTGGAAGAAGAAGCCAACATGATATTTTGCAGAGGATTTATGCCAAGAGGAGAAGTGGTGCATCTGAAGCCAATCTCATGG TTGTACGCTCTTGGGCAGATGTAGTGAGATTAGGAACTAGGAAACCACAAACAGATGTTGTTGTAAAACATGGTCTTGagagaagaataataaaaaagcagAAGAGATTAACCCCTAAG AAGCCACCAAATAGCATTAAGGATTCTTTTGGTACAGGTCATGCAAACTCTCCCTGCACCATAATGATTGGTAGAGCTCATACTGAAAAAGTGACTGTACCTATTCGGCCCTGTAGGATGCTGAAcaactttgttttaaaaactgaCATGGATATGAATGAGGATTTTACAG GATTAGCAGACatgtttaaaatacatataaataagaaACGGAAGTCTGAGACTGGTACAGCTCCACCACTTTTGTTTGAAGAAATGTCTTGTAAAGAACACCCTCCTACATCTTCAGGAGATGAGCACACTTCAGATGAATGtg CAAAGAAACTGATATCCACTACTCAGGATGCAGCGCAAGAGTTACTTGCCTCAAGCATTTTTTCATGCCGCCGTTCCCCAAGAAATCGACAGTCAAGGGGAGGAGATAATATAACTAAAATCCCTgaaatgggaaatgatgaaataataattcCAGGTGTAGAAGACCATAAAATATTAACATCAAGTTCAAAAAGGCTAAAGACTTGTACaccaaaggaaaatgaagcaTCATCCCCATATCGTAACAGAATTAAAACACcagaaaatcaaaaaattatttgtatagaagaaaaattagaaaatggaagTGCAAATAGGgctacaaaaaaatttaaactatcaATGGAACAAAGTGTAGACCTGAATTTTTATAATCCAGAAACACCAAATTCAACACTCAACACTTTAGAAGATAGCCATATCATCAAGAGATTGACTGAAATGCCAAATAAAGAGGactcaaaagaaaattcaatagaGAAACACACAAAcctaaaaaatcaaaacaaagaaatattagaTCAGTTAGGAGTCACACCTCCATTAAAAATTAGATCAACTAAAGAGCAACCTGTCACCAACCAACCAGTAGAGATACCAAAACATAGAAGAATGTCATTGCAAAATCAAAAGTACTCTCCAACAGAAGTCAATAAAATGACAAGTCTGAAGCCAGTTATTGTGTGTCCAGATGTGATACCTACCTCAAAAACTGTAACAATCAAGCATGAACTAGGAGACATGAAGAAAAAAGTAACAAGAACcccaaagcaaaaaatagaacTAGTGGAATATGAGGATCTAAGTGGCATCCGGGAACTTATGACCACTCCAAGACCAACAGCAAAAGACAAAGTAGCAGATTTTACTGGGGATGAtggaaaagttcagaaaaaaCGTAGAAGTTCAGTCCCGAAGCAAAAAATAGAACTAGTAGAAGATGAGGACCTGAGTGGGATTCGGGAACTTATGACAACTCCAAGACCAACAGCAAAAGACAAAATGACAGGTTCTTCTGGGGATGATGGAAAAGTTCAGAAAAATCTTAGAAGTTCAACtccaaagcaaaaaatagaacTAGTAGAATATGACGATCTAAGTGGCATCCGGGAACTTGTGACAACTCCAAGACCAACAGCAAAAGACAAAGTAGCAAATTTTACTGGGAATGATGGAAAAGTTCAGGAAAAACGTAGAAGTTCAATCCTGAAGCAAAAAATAGAAGTAGTAGAAGAGCAGCACCTAAGTGGCATCCGGGAACTTATGGTAACTCCAAGACCTATAGCAAAGGACAAAATGACAGATTCTTCTGGAGATGATGGAAAAGTCCAGAGAAAATGTAGAAGTTCAACcccaaagcaaaaaatagaagTGGTGGAAGATGAGGACCTGAGTGGGATCCGGGAACTTATGGCAACCCCGAGACCAACAGTAAAAGACAAAGTGGCAGATTTTGCTGGGGATGATGGAAAAGTCCAGAGAAAACGTAGAAGTTCAACcccaaagcaaaaaatagaagTGGTGGAAGATGAGGACCTGAGTGGGATCCGGGAACTTATGGCAACCCCGAGACCAACAGTAAAAGACAAAGTGGCAGATTTTGCTGGGGATGATGGAAAAGTTCAGAGAAAACGTAGAAGTTCAACcccaaagcaaaaaatagaagTGGTGGAAGATGAGGACCTGAGTGGGATCCGGGAACTTATGGCAACCCCGAGACCAACAGTAAAAGACAAAGTGGCAGATTTTGCTGGGAATGATGGGAAAGTTCAGAAAAACCATAGAGGTTCAacccaaaagcaaaaaatagaagtGGTGGAAGATGAGGACCTAAGTGGGATCCGGGAACTTATGGCAACTCCGAGACCAACCACAAAAGACAAAGTGGCAGATTTTGCTGGGAATGATGGGAAAGTTCAGAAAAACCATAGAGGTTCAacccaaaagcaaaaaatagaactAGTGGAATATGACGATCTAAGTGGCATCCGGGAACTTATGACAACTCCAAGAACAACAGCAAAAGACAAAATGACAGGTTCTTCTGGGGATGATGGAAAAGTTCAGAAAAATCTTAGAAGTTCAACtccaaagcaaaaaatagaactaatagaAGATGAGAACCTAAGTGGAATCCTGGAATTTATGACAACcccaacatcaacaacaaaagaCAAAGTGGTAGATTTTGCTGGGGGTGATGGAAAAGTTCAGAAAAACCGTAGAGGTTCAacccaaaagcaaaaaatagaactAGTGGAATATGACAATCTAAGTGGCATCCGGGAACTTATGACAACTCCAAGACCAACAGCAAAAGACAAAATGACAGGTTCTTCTGGGGATGATGGAAAAGTTCAGAAAAATCTTAGAAGTTCAACtccaaagcaaaaaatagaacTAGTAGGAGATGAGAACCTAAGTGGAATCTGGGAACTTATGACAACCCCGGGACCAAGAGCAAAAGACAAAGTGGCAGATTTTGCTGGGGATGAtggaaaagttcagaaaaaaCGTAGAAGTTCAACtccaaagcaaaaaatagaagTGGTGGAAGATGAGGACCTGAGTGGTATCCGGGAACTGATGGCAACCCCAAGatcaacaacaaaagagaaagtGGCAGGTTTTGCTGGGAATGATGGAAAAGTTCAGAAAAACCGTAGAGGTTCAACCCAAAAGCAAGAAATAGAACTAGTGGAATATGAAGATCTAAGTGGCATCCGGGAACTTATGACAACTCCCAGACCaacaacaaaagacaaaatgacaGATTCTTCTGGGGATGATGGAAAAGTTCAGAAAAATCTTAGAAGTTCAACtccaaagcaaaaaatagaaatggtGGAAGATGAGGACCTGAGTGGGATCCGGGAACTTATGACAACTCCCAGACCAACAGCAAAAGACAAAATGACAGATTCTTCTGGGGATgatggaaaaattcagaaaaaacgTAGAAGTTCAACACCAaagcaaaaattagaaatggTGGAAGATGAGGACCTGAGTGGGATCCGGGAACTTATGACAACCCCAAGATCAACAAAAGACAAAGTAACAGATTTTGTTGAGGATGatggaaaagttcaaaaaaatCTTACAACCTCCAAACAAATTGTATGTACTGATACAGATGCCAAAGTCCAAAAGAAGCTGATGAGGTCAGTAAAACAACAAATTGAGATGGAAGATCTCAATGATACTGAGCAGCTTAAGAAGACTCCCAAACGAAAATGTGAGCCTGCTGAAGACCTAACAATGGTCAAGAGACTGATGAGAAGCCCTAAGGACAAAGTAGAACCAGAAGAGGTTGTGGTATGCAGTGAAAGACTGCTAAGGACTCCTAAGGAAAAAGCACCTACAGTAGTAGAGAGTCTCAGGAGACTTGTACCTCCTCTTGAGGAAAACTTAGAATCACTTATTACTCCAAAGCAAAGAGTGGTTGATTTAGTCAAAGATAACGTCAACAAGGATGTCATCTTGACAAAGTGTGATTCAGAAAatctgagcagaaccaggagacagtCAAGAATTGCTAAGGAAAAGGAGGAACTGATAGAAGATGTAAAATGTGTCAAGAACTCTATTAAAACAGCAAAACAGAAATGTGATCCAGTAGAAGATGCCATAGCATTGGGTACCAAGAATCTTAGTAAAACTCAACCAATAGATGATAACTCAGGCTTGGGGAAACTTATAAGCAAAccccaagaaggaaaaaatgtagaaaacatTGCATATCCTAAGAAACTCATGAAGACTCCTAAAGGAAAGATAGCACTTTTGAAAATTCCCACAAACAAAGTAAAACCAGAAGATCTAAATATGACTTTTAATGAAAGGGGAGAGTTAACCACAGAAGATCCAGTTAACACTAAGAAATTGGTGAGGACCCctaaagaaaaggagggagaattgATGAAAGATCTAAATGCTATTAGATTGACGACCCCTAAAGTAAAAGGCCAGTTGGATAAAGATTTGACAGGTGTTATTGTGTTTATGGGGACTCCAAATAAAGTAGAAGACATAAATAATGCACAAGAAATATCTGAATCAGATTCAGAACTTTTACAAGAATTAAAAATgctcagaaaaaaagcaatagatGATTTCAGTGCTTCTAATCAAGAACCtcaaataatagaagaaatactAGAACCAGCCCAGGAAGTCAAACCTCAGACAGTTGGTGGTGGCCGTGTTAGGAATAAGTTACCGAAATCAAGAAAAAGAGTGGTGGGAGATGTCTACAAATTAAAGACaccttcaagaacaaaagactcCAATGTTGAAGTAGACTATACTGGGtttaaagaaatgtttgaatCACCAGAAGAAAGCAAG GACTACTCAGAGGAAGTGGACCAATTCCAACTACAAATTTGCACTAATCCTTTTGAGAAAGATA aagatAAATCTGATCCCTCTAAAACTGATGGGTCATTATACTCAATGAGCCTAAAGGAAAACGTTAAAAAAGACGAAACTACTCAAGCTCAACAAGAACATGATACTTTGCCTAGTGAGATAGAAAATCCAttcaccaaaaaaaaccaaaagaaatctcTGCTGAGATTTCAGGGTGAAATAAAAGATACAGGTGGCTTAAATCAAAGAACAttaagaaccagaagaaaaacCACATTTGATGCCGAGTCAAAAGTTACTTCAACAAAGATCGATGATGAAAAGATTGTGAAGAACATCACCATGGGGAGAAACAAGAAATCTCTTGACAGTTTTCTGGATGAAGTGAGTGATAAAAATGATAGCAGTGAGAGAACATTAAGATCCAGAAGAAACACCAGATTTAATGCAGAGTCAACACCTGCTTCAGCAAAGATGGATGATGGAAGTTTGGAACATTCAGAAAAGGAGGAACCTGTGAAGACTGGGTCCAGAACATTCTGCAATGCAGAGAGTCGCAGGCATCAAACTCATAAGGAAGTACAGAGTTGTAGTTCAAGTTTttcagagggagaaaaagagaattctgAAGAAACTGTAGACAATTTAAAGAAGAGGGTTGCAGGGAGAGCAACATCAAGATCaagatctaaaaataaaaatgcagaatCACCTAATGAGTCAAATGTTTCACAcacaaatgatgaaaaatgctcagACAATAAGAGGTTGACAGAAGAGAAACTGATTCAAAAAATGGCAGCCCCCCCCTTAAGATTTAGCAGCAGGAATAAAACCAGTAAGGAATTGCTTGTATCCCCTAGTTCTTTACTGAGTGAAACAAATAGGTCACCAagggagaagaatgaaaagaaaaaaagggtaaCTATAACAACTAGAAATACAAGCAAAGCTGATATAAAATTACAAGAATCTACTGGTAGTTTGGTTAATAAAATAGTTTCATCTCCCAAAGAgggagatgaggaggagaaatTTGAAAAGAGAGTTGGGAATAGAGGAAATTCAGTTTTGAGAtctagaaacagaaataaaagtaaGGACATGTTACCTTGTGAATCAAATATATCctacacagatgaggaaagggaaaatataaaaaatttgccagagaaacaaaaagaacacaAAGTACGGGTAACTGTCTCTAGAAATAGTAAATTTCTGAATACATGCGATAGTTTATATAGTTCAGGAAACAATGAAAACCCTATGAATAGCTGCGACCAGGGCAGGACAGATGTGAATGAGAAAGGCATAGGTTTGAGAACCAGAAGCAGAAATAAatctaaagaaaaacaagagtCATATTCAATACACACAGAATGCAGAGAGGATAATGAAAGGAGTTTACCAGCAAGATCGAAGAGTATATCTGTTAATGAAAAAATGGCATCTTCAAGAACTAGAAACAGGATTAAGAATGCTACAGAAACTCAAGAAGTTAATACTTTGCCTACTGAAGTATATAAACCTCAGACTGAAGAGAAGTCAAAAGTTGCAAGTCCAGGGAAAGTAGGTAAATCTAGGAGCAAAAAGAAAACGGATCTAAAAAAATCTGAACCAATCAGGAGCTCCCCTGAGAAATTAGAACCTCAAAGTAAAAACCAAGATGTTACAGAAACACAAGAAGTTCCACCTTTGTGTTGTGTACAGACAGAGCCTGATCAACACAATGCATCTTTGCGATCTAGAACCAGAAAAAGATTGCTTCACTCCTCCAGTGTTGAACCTGAGGAACTTTGCCTAAAGGATGAAAAGCCTGTGAAAACTCAGAAAAGGTTAAATGATACAACAGAAGATGGGAAGCTATCTCTAAagccaaaaaggaaaaggaaaatggatacAGAACTGAGAGATTCtgcagaggaagagaaaattccTGTAGGAATTCGACCTTTAactagaaagagaaacaaagttgATAAAGAACTGCAAGAAATTCCTCCTGTATCTAGTGCAAATGAGATCGCGATAGCTGAAGCAGACGAAGAAAAGCTTTCAAACCTGGGAAATAAACTAAGAGGTAAAGCAAAGGAAAATGCAATAGCTGAAGCAGATGAAGAAAAGCTTTCAGGCCTGAGAAATAAACTAAGAGGTaaagcaaagggaaaaacaaaagagtCCTTTGAAGTTGAAGAATCAAATGGCTTTCCTTTGTCTAGTGCAACTGACATAGCTTATACATTGGACCTCTCACCCTCTGGGACTTTTTCAAACAAGCGCTTAACTAACAGAAGAGGCATGGGAAGCAggcttaaaaataaaagtgatacgAATCTGCAGACATCTGCTGATGTTAGCAAAACTGACCCATCTACTGCCAGCATGAGTCAAACATCTGTAATTGGAtccaaatataaacataaaagtgATTTGGAGCAGCAAAGATCTTCTAATCTTAGCGAAGATAACTCATCTACCGCTGCCTCCAAAACGATTCTAACAGGATCAGGAAAAGCtaaaagggggaagaaagttGATTTCACTCTTTCaacaaagaaaagggggagagcaGCAACCACCAGCATCAAAACAGAGGCAACTGCTGTTGAAAACTTTAGTATTCCACACAGTCCTCCAAAATCTTCCCAAGTGCAAGATAATCTTTCAGCAGCAAAAGGAACCAAGTCAGGGCTAAAAGCCCAATCAAAACTTAAAACAAATCAGACTCGAGAAAAGAGTGCTTTATCAGGCAGTGAAAAAAATTACACTCTAAGAGGAACCAGACCAACTACTAGAAGTTCGAAGCAG AAATAA